The sequence TCAATGTGGGTTCTATCAAATAATTCAGCTAAAAATTCAGAATCTGTTTTTCCTAATAAGTTTTGTCCTAATTTTTTTGAGAATGCTTCTTTCAGATATTCACTGATTTTGAATGCTAATTTTTTTTCTGAGATTTTGTCCGACTGCAAATATGTTTCTAAGTTATGAAGTCGTTTTGTTTTTTCTTCTAAAACTGGCTGTTTTTCCCAAAGAGCGTCTACTACTTTTGGCTTCGATTTCCAATAGAGGTATAGTGCATATAATAGATAAATATTGATTGAAGTTATTAGGATGACGATTAGTAAACGGAAGAAGTATGGTCCTGAAAAATTGATAGGTGGTTCAATGTCTTCAATATCAGTTTCATTACCTAGCAGTTGAGATTTCACTTTGATTGTAAGAGCTGATTTCATGGAATCATCTTTTGTGGTCCATGTGACGGGAATTGTGTAATCTCCTGGCTTAAAAAATATGATTGATGTTTTTAATTTTGATTTTTCTTTAATAACATTAAAAATCTTGAAGGAAGGTACGGTATCATCATAATAAATATCACCTTCTGCGACATCTAAATTGCTTTCATGGGATTCCGTCAGTTCGATTTGATAATGAACGGTATCTCCAACATAAATATTGTTTTCTAATACAGATTCTTTCGGAAGTGCATAAATAGCTATAGAAGATAAAAAGTATATTATGAAGTATTTAGCCATTTCTTTTGACTTTGAATAGGGGCAAGATTTGATTGGAAAGTTTTGCGTTAGGATTGATCCGAACTAAATTTTCTTTAAAAAAGGTTTTTGCTGCTTTTAAGTCTTTGTCATAGGTGCTTATTGAGTTGCGGAAACTTATTTTTTCTTCTGAAATTTTACCAAAGAACTTAAACCACTTTGGATATTGAATTATTTCTAATTCGTCCTCAATCCAAATGCCTGTGGGCTCCCAGATTTTGGGAATTTTATTGGTACGTAAATATTCTGAAAATTGGTTAAAATCTGAAATCCAATAACTAATTGCAAATTTTGGGTAGAGTTTAAATGCATATTGGTATGCAGCTTCATAATTTGTTTCGTCGCCGTTTGTTTGTTTGGCAATCTTTGAAAAATTAAGAAATACATCTGATTCGGTCCTGAGCCATTTGGCGTAAGATTCTTGATTATTTGAAAAACCTATAAGTAGAACTCGATTCCCTATTTTTACATGGAACAGAGATAAAAAGAGTGCCATTTGGAATGCGGATTCTTTTTTTGAGCCACTGAGTGAATTACTTAAGTCATAAAAGATTATGATGGGTGCGTCGCGTTCCTCATAAAATTCTTTTGTGTGTAACTCACCCGTCCTTGATGTCACATTCCAGTCGATATAACGAATATCGTCTCCCAAATGGTAGTTTCTTACTTCTTTGAAATCAAGTCCTCTTCCTTTCTCTGACATTGTTAGAAGCCCTTGCCTTGTGGAAGAAAACCTCTTTTTGGTTTCCCATTGTAAGACCTGGAGTAATCTTTTTAACTCTGGAGATAACATCTAAGGAACTTCCGTTACAGATAAGATTCTTTTGATAATGGAATCTGTGGTGATGTCCTCGCTAATTGCATCAATTGTTAGGTGGAGTCGGTGTTTTACGATTTCGGAGAAAAAACGTTGGATATCTTCCGGGATAACAAAATCGCGACCCTCGAGCAATGAGTTAATTCTGCTGACTTTAAGCAGTGCAAGACTGGCCCTAGGACTTACGCCATGTTGGATATAGGTTTTTAATTCATTGTCTATTGTGGTTTCTGGTCTTGTGTTTCTTGTAAGATTTACAATATAGTTTTGTAATTTTGGTTCAATAAATACTTTGTTTGAAGTTTCCGAAATTTTTTGAATATCCTTTGGATGTATGATTTTTTTTGGTTTTTTCTTTGAGACACTTAAGGAGCCATGTTGGTGTAAAATTGTTAATTCATCCTCAAATGATGGATAAGTGACAGTAACTTTAAACAAAAAGCGGTCTAGTTGTGCTTCAGGAAGTGGATAGGTTCCTTCTTGGTCAATTGGGTTTTGGGTTGCTACAACAAAAAATGGTAAGTCTAGGTCAAAGGTTTGGTCTGCAATGGATACTTGCCTTTCTTCCATACATTGGAGTAATGCAGATTGAACCTTTGCAGGTGCTCTATTGATTTCGTCCGCAAGCAAAACATTTGTGAATATTGGTCCTTTCCGTATTTCAAATGATGAAGTTTTGGGATTAAATATATTTGTTCCGGTAAGATCTGCGGGTAACAGGTCTGGTGTGAATTGCACTCTGGAGAATTTAGCATCCATAATGGACGCTAAATTTTTTGCAACGAGAGTTTTTGCCAGGCCAGGCATCCCTTCGAGTAACACGTGTCCGTTGGCAACAAGGCCAACGAATAGAGATTGGATTACATTATCCATCCCTGATATTGATTCGGAGAGTTCCGACCTTATTAATTTGACTTGGTCGGAAATTTCTTTGATTTGTTCTTTGTTTATTTGCATTGCGATTGAGTCATTTTAGGCATAGGTTTATCAATCATATAGTATTCTGTTTTTCCACCAATGGTCCAACATCCCATTTTTCTTCCCTGAGGTTCCACAGGCCCTTTCCCTAATTCTCTTCCATCTTCTGAATATTCCGTTGCATCTTCAGTGGAACGAATGACCATTCTTTTTTTTCCTGAAGGATAGAAGTAAGTATAAGGAATGCTTGGTTTGTAATTTAGTTTTAAATCTTGTGTTTCTTCATCAATTTTGACGAGTGAAAAGAAAAGTTTTCCCTCACCTAGAATTTTTCCTGTGTTATCGTATACTTTAGCGGATTCCAACATACTTTCGTTTGCCATAATTCCGTGGTAACCAACCTGTCCATTTTTATAATAGAACTTCCATTCGCCGGTCCTTGTATGTTTTCTTGGGCCTGTTCCAAATAGTTTCCCGTCGGCATAGTATTCTTTCCAGATTCCAGTCCTTTCATATTTAATATCTAAGTTTTCCGAATTTTCTTTTTTGGAATATGTTCCTTCTGCAAGTACATTGCCCTTTGGTCCGAACATTTTCCATAAACCGGAACGAACGTCTGATGTGTAGGATCCTTGTGATTCTACAGCACCGTCTTTATAATAATTAATTTCTTGTCCGTTCTTTAAGCCGTTGTTATAAGAAACTTTTGTTTTGATCCCGTTTCCATCGGCTCCGATGAAATAGTAAATCCATTCACCATCTTCTTCATTGTCTTTAAAGGAACCTTTTTCGACCCACTCACCTTTGTTATTCTTTCTGTAGTATGGCCCATTTTTTTTATCATCTGCATAAGTAGTTTCTGAGGTTACATTTCCTTGTTTATCAAAAGTTTTTGCAACTCCTTCCTTTTTGCCGTCAACCCAAGGAGTTTCTGCAAGAAACTTTTGTGGGTTTTCAGGGTCAGGTTTTTTCCAAATTCCAGTTTTTTTCCCATCTATATATTCACCCACTTGATCCAATGTAGATTTATATTTTGGATTTTTTGCAGTAGAACCTGGTTGTTCGAACTGAATGTATTCTTCCCAAGAGCCATGTTTGGGAAGTGATTTGATTTTTGCGGGAGCAAATTTTGATACTTGGTCTTCCGTGCATCGGGCTCCACCACATTCTGCTTTTACTTCTCCGATGGCTCGAATTCCTCCAGAATTTTTAAAACGTTCTGTCCGTATCCATTTACCTTTGGTAAATTTAAGTTCGAATTCCTGGTCACCTGACCCGTCTTTTATGGAGGCACCAGAACATTGGATCGCCAGTATTGAAATAACTAAGTAGAGAAGTTTTAGTTTCATGTTTCTATCCTATCAAAGAGATGTGCGCGTTTCAATTTATTTACTGCTAGCAATTCACTCGCAATCGCTATTTTTCCTCCGGTTAACTTATCAGAGAAAAAACGTGGTGGAAGTATGTGAAAAGCTCCCTCCCCTTTTACGTATAAAATTTCTCGATCGAGAGATGTTAATTCACATTCCAAAAGAACTTTTCGTTTTGCTTTTTTGATTGGCCACGCCCGGATGAGTAATTCTTTTTCTACAGGTGTAGCTTTGTGAAATTTGAAGCTCATAGTATCTGTCATCACGATATAACCTAAATGAAAACAAAGACCACCCATTGCTTCATCCAATACAGTGGAAAGAATTCCTCCGTGTACGAAGCCTGGTGCTCCATTATAAAATTTTTTGAAATTATAAGTAAAATTGACTTCTCCTGTTTCATCATGAAAAGTGAAGTCAGCGACAAGTCCTAACGGGTTTTCTTTCCCACATCCAAAACAGGTATCATGATGGATTTCATAACCATGTCTGGAAGGGTGTTCAATAGGTTGGTTCATTTATTGTCCTTAGTATTTAGTTTTCTAAAAAATCGATAATAACATTGGCAACTTCCTTCGGTGAATCCATATGTAAATGGTGTCCGCCAGGTAGGATTTTTTCTGTTAGATGTTTTACTGCGTCTTTTCTGTGTTTATATTTCTCGGCTATCGGATATCCCGATTTGTCACCTAGTATAAGTAATGTTTGGCATTCTATGCGACTACAAAAGGACACAATCTGTTCTTCGGTATATCGGAAAAATGAGTTGTAATGAAGTCTTAGATCCCTTCTTGGTTTGAGTCCCTTGGGAGTTTTTTCAATGCCACGTTCCATTAAAATTTCTGCTGATTCTTTTTTCATATCACCAGCTCGCATTCGGACACCTATCGCTGATTCCATATCAGGAAAGTATGTTTCTTTTTTGCCTCGTGGGTGTAAGATTTGTTTGATAGCCTCTGTAAGTATATCTGGTGCTGATTCTGAAAGGTTTGTGAGTGGTCCTAACGATTCTATTAATACAAGTTTTTTAATTTTTAATAGGTTTGTTCCTGCAACTAACGTGGAGACTGCGGCACCCATTGAATGTGCCATGAGAATAAAATCTTCCAAACCAAGAGCTTGGGCAATGGATACAACCTCTAATGCATATTCTGCAAAATAATATACTGTATTTTCTGGTTTATGACTGGATTTACCATGGCCAGGGAAGTCAATAGAAATGAACCGGTAATTTGAAAAGAACTTTGCCAATGGTGCAAAACTGTTTGCGTTGTCTAACCAACCATGGAAGGCAAGGATAGGTGTACCTTGCGGATTCCCCCACTCAATCCCCTCGATAGAGTGGAATTTTGTGTGAATAGTAATTGGCAACATATACCTAAGGCTTTTTGATTCCTGCTCATTGTAAACATTTATCTTTTGGATTTAAGCTTGATTCTTTTTTCCTTTCTCTATGAAATTTGTTCATGAATCGTTTTCTTTTGCTTGCTCTATTCTTAGTTTTTGGATTCCCGCTTTTGGCTGGGTCCGATTCCAAACCTGTTTGTCTTAGTTTACCTGATTGTGAGACAAAAGCGGATGCAACTACGATCCATCGAAAAAAAATCTCCTTATTAACTTTTGGGCTAACTGAATATGCTAAGGATACCCCTGTAGAGAAGCTAATTCCGATTTATTTAAAACGTGTTAGGTCTATCATTTTGGAAGCGAATGGTGATACTGGATATAAAGGGGAAATCGTTTTAAAAGTAAGTCATAAACCGGAATACAAACAATCCCAAATGTTAAAAGCAGAAGAAGATCTAAAATTTCTTGAATCCAACCAGAGTCTTCTGTCCAAAGAGCAAAGTTCTGAACTTACCGAACTAAAAATTTTATTTAGCGAATCGAAATGATCCGACTATTATTTCTTTTATTTTTAACCTTCTTGTCTTGTGCACAACTCTCTCGCGAAGATCAATTTAGAGAAGAATGTGATAAAACTAGGAATAGAAGTTATGTGTTTATGTTACCGATTCTTCAAAGACATACAACCGATGGAAACACAGAGACAAACTCAGCAGTTTGGATTGGCAATGCTGAATTGGCATATAAAAAATGTATTTCCGAATCGGAGAAGAACCGTTACAATTTAAGGTCTAACTGATAGTTCATCCATTTCTTCTTGGATAAGTCTAGACCCTGCTCGGAATGTTAGGTAACTCCAAACCCAACTAAGGAGTGTACTGACTTTATTTTTAAATCCAACTTGATAAACAAGGTGGACAAAAAGCCAACCAAGCCAGCCAAAAATTCCTTTTAATTTAATTTTTCCAAATTCGGCTACTGCATCCGTCCTTCCAATGGTAGCCATATTTCCTTTATCAAAGTAATGAAAAGGAGAAATGGATTTCTTTTTTTCTAATGATTCGATGATTTTTGCAACGTATCTTCCTTGTTGCATGGCAACTGGAGAAATTCCTGGTAGTGGCCTTGTTAGTCCTTTACCATAATTTGCCGCATCACCAATTACGAATACTTCTGGATATTCAGTCGTTCTACAATATTCATCTACGATAATTCTATTCGCCTTATCTTTGTTAAGTGGTAAGTTTTTTGCTAACTCGGAACCTTCTACTCCTGCAGCCCAAATCACTGTTTTTGATTCAATGGTTCTATCTTTGAGAACAACGCCAGTTTCTGTAATGTCGAGTACTGGGGAGCTTGTAAGCACTTCTACTCCCCTACTTTCTAGTTTTTTCTTTGTGAAAGCACTAGACTTTTCGGTAAAAGCAGCAAGTAACCTAGGCCCTGCTTCAATCAAAGTTACTTTTGTCATACCAGAATCTATATTTCTGAAGTCTTTGCGGATGATATTATGCGATAGTTCGGCAATGGAACCTGCAAGTTCAACCCCAGTTGGTCCCCCTCCGATGATTACGTAGTGCATAAAACTTTTTGCTTTTTCGTAATCTCCTATTAATTCTGCTTGTTCGAAAGAAAGTAAAATTCTTCTTCTAATTGCCAAAGCATCTTTTAGATTTTTCAGGCCTAAGGTTTTTTCTTTCCAACTATTGTTTCCAAAATAACTTGTTCTTGCTCCTGTTGCTAGTATGAGATAGTCGTAAGTTTCGGAATTATTCTGGAATTTGACGATTCGATTTTTGAAATCGATTTCAGTGACATCACCTAAAAGTATTTTTACATTTTTATACTTAGTTGTGATAGACCTAGATGGAATGGCGATGTCAGCGGGTGAAAGTACTGCGGTTGCTACTTGGTATAAAAGCGGCTGAAAGAGATGATGATTTTTTTTATCAACAACAGTGATTTCGAATAATTGATTATTAGCTAATGTTTTGATTACTTGTAAGCCACCAAACCCAGCCCCAATGATTAAGATTTTTTTCTTTATTTGGGTCATTCTATTTCTCCTAAAAAATTTAAAAATCCTAAAGAACAATCTTCTACAAGATCTTGAACCTTTTCAAATGCAGTTTCGTTCTTGTAGTAAGGATCAGGCACAATTGGAGCACCTGCATCACTTCTAAACTTCCCAAATAGAAGTATTTTATCCTGAATTTTACTCTCATTAGTTAGACTACGTACTTCATGGAAGTTGTTTTCATCCATAACTAATAAGTAATCAAAATGGATTAAATCTGATTTAGTTAATTTTCTAGATAGATGTGTTAAACGAATTCCGCGAGTCTCTGCCACTTTTCTTGTTCTTGGATCTGCTAATTCTCCATCATGATAACCGGAGGTTCCGCAAGAATCAATTTCAAATAAGTGATCTAACTTCCTTTGTTTTACCAGGTTTTTGAACGCACCTTCAGCAGCAGGGGAACGGCAAATGTTGCCTAAACAGATAAAGAGAACTTTTATTTTTTCTTTCATTTAATTAAGGTAATATATATATTTTTTGCCAAGATCTTTAAGCCATTTCTCTGCTATTTTGTAATTCGGGTTTTGTGACTCTACAATCTTCCAAAATTTTGAGGAATGGTTGTGTTCGATTGTATGTGCTATTTCGTGAAGAATTATGTATTCGATAATATAGTCTGGACAATGAACTAGACTAAGGTTGATGGAGATCTGATTTTTTGAGTTACAACTTCCCCAAAGAGAACGCATGGGTTTTATCGAAATTTTTGTTACTTTTGTATTTAAAGTGAGTGAGATTTTTTCGACTAGTGGCAAAACTTTCTGTAAAAGCAAATCCTTCAATGCTTGTTTTCCCTTACGAATGCGAGATTCTGCGGTTTTAGCATTAGGGATATTGATGATGCCATCAAAATATACATATTTTTTTCCCGGTATTATGGATATCTTTGTGGAACTTCCGAAGATAATAGTTTTTTCCCCCTCTTCGAACTTTAATTTTTGCGGAATATCTTTTGGTAGTTGTT comes from Leptospira bandrabouensis and encodes:
- a CDS encoding NAD(P)/FAD-dependent oxidoreductase → MTQIKKKILIIGAGFGGLQVIKTLANNQLFEITVVDKKNHHLFQPLLYQVATAVLSPADIAIPSRSITTKYKNVKILLGDVTEIDFKNRIVKFQNNSETYDYLILATGARTSYFGNNSWKEKTLGLKNLKDALAIRRRILLSFEQAELIGDYEKAKSFMHYVIIGGGPTGVELAGSIAELSHNIIRKDFRNIDSGMTKVTLIEAGPRLLAAFTEKSSAFTKKKLESRGVEVLTSSPVLDITETGVVLKDRTIESKTVIWAAGVEGSELAKNLPLNKDKANRIIVDEYCRTTEYPEVFVIGDAANYGKGLTRPLPGISPVAMQQGRYVAKIIESLEKKKSISPFHYFDKGNMATIGRTDAVAEFGKIKLKGIFGWLGWLFVHLVYQVGFKNKVSTLLSWVWSYLTFRAGSRLIQEEMDELSVRP
- a CDS encoding LIC20035 family adhesin → MKLKLLYLVISILAIQCSGASIKDGSGDQEFELKFTKGKWIRTERFKNSGGIRAIGEVKAECGGARCTEDQVSKFAPAKIKSLPKHGSWEEYIQFEQPGSTAKNPKYKSTLDQVGEYIDGKKTGIWKKPDPENPQKFLAETPWVDGKKEGVAKTFDKQGNVTSETTYADDKKNGPYYRKNNKGEWVEKGSFKDNEEDGEWIYYFIGADGNGIKTKVSYNNGLKNGQEINYYKDGAVESQGSYTSDVRSGLWKMFGPKGNVLAEGTYSKKENSENLDIKYERTGIWKEYYADGKLFGTGPRKHTRTGEWKFYYKNGQVGYHGIMANESMLESAKVYDNTGKILGEGKLFFSLVKIDEETQDLKLNYKPSIPYTYFYPSGKKRMVIRSTEDATEYSEDGRELGKGPVEPQGRKMGCWTIGGKTEYYMIDKPMPKMTQSQCK
- a CDS encoding AAA family ATPase; protein product: MQINKEQIKEISDQVKLIRSELSESISGMDNVIQSLFVGLVANGHVLLEGMPGLAKTLVAKNLASIMDAKFSRVQFTPDLLPADLTGTNIFNPKTSSFEIRKGPIFTNVLLADEINRAPAKVQSALLQCMEERQVSIADQTFDLDLPFFVVATQNPIDQEGTYPLPEAQLDRFLFKVTVTYPSFEDELTILHQHGSLSVSKKKPKKIIHPKDIQKISETSNKVFIEPKLQNYIVNLTRNTRPETTIDNELKTYIQHGVSPRASLALLKVSRINSLLEGRDFVIPEDIQRFFSEIVKHRLHLTIDAISEDITTDSIIKRILSVTEVP
- a CDS encoding M48 family metallopeptidase, with the protein product MIDLTIERKITKGRNISLVIYQNGRVVLKHPARIQKKQLEDFLSEKRDWIESKLEQLPKDIPQKLKFEEGEKTIIFGSSTKISIIPGKKYVYFDGIINIPNAKTAESRIRKGKQALKDLLLQKVLPLVEKISLTLNTKVTKISIKPMRSLWGSCNSKNQISINLSLVHCPDYIIEYIILHEIAHTIEHNHSSKFWKIVESQNPNYKIAEKWLKDLGKKYIYYLN
- a CDS encoding low molecular weight protein-tyrosine-phosphatase — its product is MKEKIKVLFICLGNICRSPAAEGAFKNLVKQRKLDHLFEIDSCGTSGYHDGELADPRTRKVAETRGIRLTHLSRKLTKSDLIHFDYLLVMDENNFHEVRSLTNESKIQDKILLFGKFRSDAGAPIVPDPYYKNETAFEKVQDLVEDCSLGFLNFLGEIE
- a CDS encoding LB_053 family protein, translated to MAKYFIIYFLSSIAIYALPKESVLENNIYVGDTVHYQIELTESHESNLDVAEGDIYYDDTVPSFKIFNVIKEKSKLKTSIIFFKPGDYTIPVTWTTKDDSMKSALTIKVKSQLLGNETDIEDIEPPINFSGPYFFRLLIVILITSINIYLLYALYLYWKSKPKVVDALWEKQPVLEEKTKRLHNLETYLQSDKISEKKLAFKISEYLKEAFSKKLGQNLLGKTDSEFLAELFDRTHIEDSILRELRIYFRNTKYDDNLTEISKEKAAAIWEKIKQDFEL
- a CDS encoding DUF58 domain-containing protein — protein: MLSPELKRLLQVLQWETKKRFSSTRQGLLTMSEKGRGLDFKEVRNYHLGDDIRYIDWNVTSRTGELHTKEFYEERDAPIIIFYDLSNSLSGSKKESAFQMALFLSLFHVKIGNRVLLIGFSNNQESYAKWLRTESDVFLNFSKIAKQTNGDETNYEAAYQYAFKLYPKFAISYWISDFNQFSEYLRTNKIPKIWEPTGIWIEDELEIIQYPKWFKFFGKISEEKISFRNSISTYDKDLKAAKTFFKENLVRINPNAKLSNQILPLFKVKRNG
- a CDS encoding PaaI family thioesterase: MNQPIEHPSRHGYEIHHDTCFGCGKENPLGLVADFTFHDETGEVNFTYNFKKFYNGAPGFVHGGILSTVLDEAMGGLCFHLGYIVMTDTMSFKFHKATPVEKELLIRAWPIKKAKRKVLLECELTSLDREILYVKGEGAFHILPPRFFSDKLTGGKIAIASELLAVNKLKRAHLFDRIET
- a CDS encoding alpha/beta fold hydrolase; translation: MLPITIHTKFHSIEGIEWGNPQGTPILAFHGWLDNANSFAPLAKFFSNYRFISIDFPGHGKSSHKPENTVYYFAEYALEVVSIAQALGLEDFILMAHSMGAAVSTLVAGTNLLKIKKLVLIESLGPLTNLSESAPDILTEAIKQILHPRGKKETYFPDMESAIGVRMRAGDMKKESAEILMERGIEKTPKGLKPRRDLRLHYNSFFRYTEEQIVSFCSRIECQTLLILGDKSGYPIAEKYKHRKDAVKHLTEKILPGGHHLHMDSPKEVANVIIDFLEN